In the genome of Leucobacter luti, one region contains:
- the efeO gene encoding iron uptake system protein EfeO, translating to MHTRRPLIIAAAVATAAFTLTGCVPNAGSGEAAALTVDSGADSCAVSADTAASGPITFTVTNSGDQVTEFYVLAENKLSIVGEVENIAPGASRDLTLVAQPGEYFTVCKPGMVGAGIGTTPFTVTGESVEANADDAEAEDAAVASYTAYVKSQAAELLPQVQEFVDAYVAGEDAEAKRLFPLARVSYERIEPTAEQFGDLDPSIDYRKPGAEAEGLPFTGFHRIEMDLWLDAAAENYPDEKIVALTPAERATLGEQLVTDITSLYDLVHSDDFTLSLSDITNGAIGLLDEIAAPDGKLPGEENEFAHTDLYDFTANVEGAQVAYEAVRDIAAAKGDEGAELTKTLDTQFAAMLELLATYGDYEGGFVDYSTVDQNARNELGAQLNALSEPLSQLTHTVLGVSAA from the coding sequence GTGCACACCCGTAGACCACTCATCATTGCCGCAGCCGTTGCGACCGCTGCCTTCACGCTCACCGGCTGTGTGCCGAATGCCGGCTCCGGTGAAGCCGCCGCCCTCACCGTCGACTCGGGCGCAGACTCCTGCGCGGTCAGCGCCGACACTGCCGCGAGCGGGCCGATCACCTTTACGGTGACGAACTCGGGTGACCAGGTCACCGAGTTCTACGTTCTCGCAGAGAACAAGTTGAGTATCGTCGGTGAGGTCGAGAACATCGCACCCGGCGCAAGCCGCGATCTCACCTTGGTCGCCCAGCCGGGTGAGTACTTCACTGTCTGCAAGCCGGGAATGGTCGGGGCCGGGATCGGAACCACTCCGTTCACTGTGACGGGCGAAAGCGTCGAGGCGAACGCGGATGATGCCGAAGCCGAGGACGCAGCGGTCGCGAGCTACACCGCGTACGTGAAGAGCCAGGCAGCCGAACTGCTGCCGCAGGTGCAAGAGTTCGTTGATGCGTACGTCGCGGGAGAGGACGCTGAGGCAAAGCGCTTGTTCCCGTTGGCGCGCGTCAGCTACGAGCGGATCGAGCCGACCGCGGAGCAGTTTGGTGATCTTGATCCTTCGATCGACTACCGCAAGCCGGGCGCCGAGGCCGAGGGGCTGCCCTTCACCGGGTTCCACCGGATCGAAATGGATCTCTGGCTCGATGCGGCAGCCGAGAACTATCCCGACGAGAAGATCGTCGCGCTCACGCCCGCTGAGCGCGCGACCCTCGGGGAGCAACTCGTCACCGACATCACCTCGCTCTACGATCTTGTGCACTCCGATGACTTCACGCTCTCGCTGAGCGATATCACGAACGGGGCCATCGGTTTGCTCGACGAGATCGCAGCGCCCGACGGTAAACTGCCTGGTGAGGAAAATGAGTTCGCGCACACCGACCTCTACGACTTCACTGCCAACGTCGAAGGCGCGCAGGTGGCCTACGAGGCCGTGCGCGACATCGCGGCGGCGAAGGGCGACGAGGGTGCAGAGCTCACGAAGACGCTCGACACACAGTTCGCCGCGATGCTCGAGCTCCTCGCCACCTATGGTGACTACGAGGGTGGCTTCGTGGACTATTCAACTGTGGATCAGAACGCCCGAAACGAGCTCGGCGCTCAGCTCAACGCATTGAGCGAGCCGCTGTCGCAGCTGACCCACACCGTGCTGGGAGTCAGCGCTGCATAA
- the efeU gene encoding iron uptake transporter permease EfeU translates to MLGTFLIGLREGLEAALVVGILLAYVNRIGRRDVAWRIWAGVALAIIVSLTVGAVLTFGAYGLSFQAQEIIGGTLSLLAVALVTWMVFWMLRTARGMRGALEGQLGDAIAGSGWGIVAVGFLSVGREGLETALFIWATTRSSGESPLVGLLAAVGGIVLAAALGWLIYRGLLRVNLARFFTWTGALLIVFAAGVVAYAIHDLQEAAVLPGPFAMAPEGASAFVQSWYGDAAWAFRIPHLIAPDGVLGSLLKGTIGFAPEMTKLELVGYVLYLVPTMALFLRRALRPKPAPRPTLVPQPAT, encoded by the coding sequence ATGCTCGGTACCTTCCTGATCGGCTTGCGCGAGGGCCTCGAGGCCGCCCTTGTTGTCGGTATTCTGCTCGCGTACGTCAACCGCATCGGCCGCCGCGACGTAGCTTGGCGAATCTGGGCAGGTGTCGCGCTCGCAATCATCGTCTCGCTCACCGTCGGCGCTGTGCTGACATTTGGCGCCTACGGATTGTCGTTCCAAGCGCAGGAGATCATTGGCGGAACACTGTCTTTGCTCGCGGTCGCCCTTGTCACCTGGATGGTGTTCTGGATGCTGCGGACCGCGCGCGGAATGCGCGGCGCGCTTGAAGGGCAGCTCGGCGACGCCATCGCGGGATCCGGCTGGGGAATTGTGGCGGTCGGGTTTCTCTCGGTGGGTCGCGAGGGCCTTGAAACCGCACTGTTTATCTGGGCGACGACCCGGTCCTCAGGGGAGAGCCCACTCGTCGGACTGCTCGCGGCCGTCGGGGGTATTGTGCTCGCTGCTGCGCTCGGCTGGCTGATCTACCGCGGCTTGCTTCGCGTCAATCTTGCGCGGTTCTTTACCTGGACGGGCGCACTGCTGATCGTCTTCGCAGCAGGCGTTGTTGCGTATGCGATCCACGACCTGCAGGAGGCCGCGGTCCTGCCTGGCCCATTTGCGATGGCGCCAGAGGGCGCCAGTGCGTTCGTGCAGTCCTGGTATGGAGACGCAGCGTGGGCCTTCCGGATCCCGCACCTGATCGCCCCTGACGGCGTGCTCGGCAGCCTACTCAAAGGCACGATCGGCTTCGCACCCGAGATGACGAAGCTCGAACTCGTCGGATATGTGCTGTACCTCGTTCCCACGATGGCGCTGTTCCTCCGTCGGGCCTTGCGTCCGAAACCAGCGCCACGTCCCACTCTCGTTCCGCAACCAGCTACCTAG